The following proteins are encoded in a genomic region of Synechococcus sp. CBW1002:
- a CDS encoding glycosyltransferase family 4 protein gives MNILFVHQNFPGQYRHIVRALAKAGGNRLVALAIEEPSEPIPAGVTHVRYGIRRASATDLQPWVQDVETKTIRGEACATAAHRLREQGFSPDLICGHPGWGEMLFLRDLWPEAPILTYQEFFYQAHGFDYDFDPELQGIPSWQDCARIRMKTANLLLNLEISNWSVTPTAFQRSSFPPAWRSRLSVIHDGIDTHHARPRADAPPLTLPDGTTLRQGEPIVTFVNRCLEPYRGCHTMIRAIPELQRLAPEARLVIVGRTEGVSYGAVCQEGEWKDRFLAEIEGQFDPSRVHFSGHLPYKQFIPLLQLSAAHVYLTYPFVLSWSLLEAMSCAAAVVGSATAPVQEVIRHGHNGLLVDFFSPAELAASVAELLANRPLAERLGAAARATVLADYSLKPCLSRQLALMSLVASRAVG, from the coding sequence TTGAACATCCTCTTCGTTCATCAGAACTTCCCCGGCCAGTACCGCCACATCGTGCGCGCACTGGCCAAGGCGGGGGGGAACCGCTTGGTGGCCCTGGCGATCGAGGAGCCCAGCGAACCGATCCCCGCCGGTGTCACCCATGTGCGCTATGGCATTCGGCGCGCCAGCGCTACAGATCTGCAGCCCTGGGTGCAGGATGTGGAGACCAAGACCATCCGTGGTGAGGCCTGCGCCACCGCAGCCCATCGTTTACGCGAACAGGGCTTCAGCCCGGATCTGATCTGCGGTCACCCCGGCTGGGGCGAAATGCTCTTTCTGCGGGATCTCTGGCCGGAAGCGCCGATCCTCACCTATCAGGAATTCTTCTACCAGGCCCATGGTTTCGACTATGACTTTGATCCCGAACTTCAGGGCATCCCCAGCTGGCAGGATTGCGCCCGCATCCGCATGAAAACGGCCAACCTGTTGCTCAATCTCGAGATCAGCAACTGGAGCGTCACACCCACCGCCTTCCAGCGCAGCAGCTTCCCACCCGCCTGGCGCTCAAGGTTGAGCGTGATCCACGACGGCATCGACACCCACCATGCGAGACCCCGCGCCGATGCTCCGCCCCTGACCCTTCCCGACGGCACCACCCTGCGTCAGGGCGAGCCGATCGTGACCTTTGTGAACCGGTGTCTTGAGCCCTATCGCGGCTGCCACACCATGATCCGGGCCATCCCGGAGCTGCAGCGGCTGGCGCCTGAGGCCCGGCTGGTGATCGTGGGCCGTACCGAGGGGGTGAGCTATGGCGCCGTCTGCCAGGAAGGGGAATGGAAAGACCGCTTTCTCGCCGAGATCGAGGGCCAGTTCGATCCGAGCCGGGTGCATTTCAGCGGCCATCTGCCGTACAAGCAGTTCATTCCACTGCTGCAGCTGAGTGCCGCCCATGTCTATCTCACCTATCCCTTCGTTCTGAGCTGGAGCCTGCTCGAGGCGATGTCCTGCGCTGCCGCCGTGGTGGGGTCGGCGACCGCACCGGTGCAGGAGGTGATCCGCCACGGTCACAACGGCCTGCTGGTGGATTTCTTCTCTCCCGCCGAGCTCGCCGCCAGCGTGGCCGAGCTGCTGGCCAATCGTCCCCTGGCCGAGCGCCTCGGCGCCGCCGCCCGTGCCACCGTTCTGGCCGACTACAGCCTCAAGCCGTGCCTGTCTCGCCAGCTGGCGCTCATGTCGCTGGTGGCCAGCCGCGCGGTGGGCTGA